The sequence TTACTTTATTATTAAAATATTCTTTATTATTAATTTTTTTTGATATTTTAGTATAATATTCCAATATAGAAGAATCAGTATTTAATGGAAATTTATCAAGATTATTTATAACATCAATATTATAATTATTTTTTAAAAACAATTTTGCTTCATAAATATATTTATAATATTTAAGCATTAATCTTTCAGATGCTTCTTTATCATTTGTATAGTGAGAAACGGAAATTTTAAGTAATTTATAAAAATCTGATAGAAATTTATATTTATTATTCGATTTTATAAAATTAATTGCTTTTACTCTAACACCATTATAGTCTTTAGGGTCTAAATCTTTTCCGTTTGAAAAAACTTTTATGGCTATATCTTCAACTAGATTTCTTAGTTGGCTTAGTATATTTTGGCTTAATAGTCCTCTGTCATTGCTAAAGATATTAATATTATCATCAATAGATTTGCAAGTTATTGATATTGATTTATCTATTTTATTCATAATCTCCTCCATTAATAAATTTCATTCTACTTTGATATACAATTACATAGTGTATGAAGTTATTCAACATTATAGTTTTTGTGAAAGGTATTTGGTGGTATTTTTGATTAATCACATTAAATGCAACTAGTACATTTATTATAAAATCAAGTGCCAACCATAGTGCAACTTATGATTCAATAAAAGCAATTATATAGTTTAGAAGTTTACTGATTTTTGGTAGCTTTTGATTTATTAAAACTAGCAATATTCCATAAATTATTACTACTGTAATTGAAAAGGGGATAGCTAATTTGTTATTAGGTAGTGATGAGATAGTAGAAAACTATATCCTATAATAAAAATTCCCATAGAGTTTCCCAATAATAATCATCATGTTCAGGGCAACATTAATTATTTTATTAAACTTGCCCATTTTTGCTAATAATGAGCTACAAAAATATTAGCTTCAGTCCTAAAAGTATTTTTGTTTCAGGTAGATATACCAGGTTAATATTCAAAGCATTTATTAATTCGATTAACCTTATCATATATATAGAGATTCATACTCATAAAATCACCTAATCTTTTTTCTTATGACCGTATTTCTTGTTTTCTCTTTTAGCCTCCCAATAGGCATGGGTAATAGCTTCAAAAGCAGCATCTTTATCTTTGTCAGAAATTTCTCTACCTGCAAATAAAGAACTTAGACCTTCTGTTAACGCTCTTGCTTTTTCCAATTCTTTTTTGCCACCCATGTTATAAACTCGATTTAAAAACTCGTCACTTTCTTCTAAAAGATAATTGTAATCACAGGCCATAACTTCAGCTATTTTTTTGTAAACCTCGATATCTCTTGGGTATCTTTCTCCGTCTTCATAATGTACAAGAGTTCTTGTACTTATTCCTATCATTTTTGCAAAATCTGTTTGACTTAAATGTTCTTTTTCACGAAAATTCTTTAATCTATCCGCAAAAGCCATAACTTTAACCTCCTGATACAATGCAAACTGAACTTATATTCATATTATAGAACAAACATTCAAGTTTGTAAATATGTTGTATTGGGGTGATTAGATTGAGAATAAGTAAAACTTTAAAGAATATACTGAATATGTATGCAGATTATTTGTATCTTTCTACATTTGCTCCAGAAAAAGTTGAAGAAAAGTTTAATAATAGAGTATCCAATGTAATGGATAGCAAGCTTATGTTTTTAATAATTTATGATGCCTGTATTAGGCTAAAAGTTTATCCAGAGTATGGAGAAATCTATCATAAGATTATTTATAACTACTACATTTCTGAAAAAAAGATTACTGATGAAGCTTGTATGAGATGTGTATCTTTAGAGAAAACTGTTTATTATCAAAGAAAGAAGGTAGCAATTGCATCGGTTGGTGTAATAATTTGGTGATATACTT comes from Sneathia sanguinegens and encodes:
- a CDS encoding helix-turn-helix domain-containing protein, translating into MAFADRLKNFREKEHLSQTDFAKMIGISTRTLVHYEDGERYPRDIEVYKKIAEVMACDYNYLLEESDEFLNRVYNMGGKKELEKARALTEGLSSLFAGREISDKDKDAAFEAITHAYWEAKRENKKYGHKKKD